One Ricinus communis isolate WT05 ecotype wild-type chromosome 7, ASM1957865v1, whole genome shotgun sequence genomic region harbors:
- the LOC8277486 gene encoding uncharacterized protein LOC8277486 isoform X1 yields the protein MGFTVFLGRVLFASFFILSAYQEFNEFGLNGGPAMKTLKPKFDVFTNHVHSHVGVQLSEIEIKHVHSAAIVLKGAGGILFIFGSTLGAYLLLLHQLIATPILYDFYNYDVEEKEFNQLFIKFTQNMALFGALLFFIGMKNSIPRRQHKKKVLKTKTV from the exons ATGGGTTTCACTGTGTTTCTTGGAAGAGTCCTCTTTGCTTCATTTTTCATACTTTCTGCTTACCAAGA gTTTAATGAATTTGGGCTTAATGGAGGACCAGCTATGAAGActctcaaaccaaagtttgATGTATTCACTAACCATGTGCACTCTCATGTTGGCGTTCAATTATCGGAAATTGAA ATCAAACATGTACACTCTGCTGCTATAGTTCTCAAGGGCGCTGGAGGCATCCTTTTTATCTTTGGCAGCACTCTTGGAGCCTATCTCCTG CTTTTGCATCAATTAATTGCTACTCCAATACTGTATGATTTCTACAATTATGACGTTGAAGAGAAAGAATTTAATCAACTTTTCATTAAATTCACACAG AATATGGCACTTTTTGGGGCTCTACTCTTTTTCATAGGGATGAAGAACTCAATTCCCAGGAGACAGCACAAGAAGAAGGTTCTCAAAACAAAAACTGTTTAG
- the LOC8277486 gene encoding uncharacterized protein LOC8277486 isoform X2 codes for MRFFMGFCGYRFAVDLFSLRFNEFGLNGGPAMKTLKPKFDVFTNHVHSHVGVQLSEIEIKHVHSAAIVLKGAGGILFIFGSTLGAYLLLLHQLIATPILYDFYNYDVEEKEFNQLFIKFTQNMALFGALLFFIGMKNSIPRRQHKKKVLKTKTV; via the exons ATGAGATTCTTCATGGGTTTTTGTGGGTATAGATTTGCCGTGGATCTGTTTTCTTTAAG gTTTAATGAATTTGGGCTTAATGGAGGACCAGCTATGAAGActctcaaaccaaagtttgATGTATTCACTAACCATGTGCACTCTCATGTTGGCGTTCAATTATCGGAAATTGAA ATCAAACATGTACACTCTGCTGCTATAGTTCTCAAGGGCGCTGGAGGCATCCTTTTTATCTTTGGCAGCACTCTTGGAGCCTATCTCCTG CTTTTGCATCAATTAATTGCTACTCCAATACTGTATGATTTCTACAATTATGACGTTGAAGAGAAAGAATTTAATCAACTTTTCATTAAATTCACACAG AATATGGCACTTTTTGGGGCTCTACTCTTTTTCATAGGGATGAAGAACTCAATTCCCAGGAGACAGCACAAGAAGAAGGTTCTCAAAACAAAAACTGTTTAG
- the LOC8277486 gene encoding uncharacterized protein LOC8277486 isoform X3 encodes MGFTVFLGRVLFASFFILSAYQEFNEFGLNGGPAMKTLKPKFDVFTNHVHSHVGVQLSEIELLHQLIATPILYDFYNYDVEEKEFNQLFIKFTQNMALFGALLFFIGMKNSIPRRQHKKKVLKTKTV; translated from the exons ATGGGTTTCACTGTGTTTCTTGGAAGAGTCCTCTTTGCTTCATTTTTCATACTTTCTGCTTACCAAGA gTTTAATGAATTTGGGCTTAATGGAGGACCAGCTATGAAGActctcaaaccaaagtttgATGTATTCACTAACCATGTGCACTCTCATGTTGGCGTTCAATTATCGGAAATTGAA CTTTTGCATCAATTAATTGCTACTCCAATACTGTATGATTTCTACAATTATGACGTTGAAGAGAAAGAATTTAATCAACTTTTCATTAAATTCACACAG AATATGGCACTTTTTGGGGCTCTACTCTTTTTCATAGGGATGAAGAACTCAATTCCCAGGAGACAGCACAAGAAGAAGGTTCTCAAAACAAAAACTGTTTAG